The following coding sequences are from one Thermostaphylospora chromogena window:
- a CDS encoding CDP-alcohol phosphatidyltransferase family protein, producing MSGPSVAELRAVAQPPSTMDRRSGEHWAGVLYMRKLSVYVTWVLAKTPITPNQATGLMIVFGVLAGVALALPGLWAALGAAVLVQVYLLLDCSDGELARWTGRTSITGVYLDRVGHYFAEAALLIGLGFRASVAVPDWYTVLGFAAALGAILIKAETDLVDVARARSGLVAATEEAAERFASRKLALARRAAAALRFHRIIQAVELSILAAFAAVWDHFAGGLAATRVLTVACAVVAGVQLILHLVSILASRRLS from the coding sequence ATGTCCGGACCGTCGGTAGCTGAGCTACGGGCGGTAGCGCAGCCGCCGAGCACCATGGACCGGCGCAGCGGCGAGCACTGGGCCGGCGTGCTGTACATGCGCAAGCTGTCGGTCTACGTGACGTGGGTCCTGGCCAAGACCCCCATCACGCCCAATCAGGCCACCGGCTTGATGATCGTGTTCGGGGTGCTGGCGGGGGTGGCGCTCGCGCTGCCCGGCCTGTGGGCGGCGCTCGGGGCCGCCGTGCTGGTGCAGGTCTACCTGCTGCTCGACTGCTCGGACGGCGAGCTGGCCCGCTGGACCGGCCGTACCTCCATCACCGGCGTCTATCTCGACCGGGTGGGGCACTACTTCGCGGAGGCCGCTCTCCTGATCGGCCTGGGCTTCCGCGCCTCCGTCGCCGTGCCCGACTGGTACACCGTGCTCGGGTTCGCCGCCGCCCTCGGCGCGATCCTGATCAAGGCGGAGACCGACCTCGTGGACGTCGCCAGGGCGCGGTCGGGACTGGTCGCGGCGACCGAGGAGGCGGCCGAGCGGTTCGCCTCGCGCAAGCTCGCCCTGGCCCGCAGGGCCGCGGCGGCGCTGCGCTTCCACCGCATCATCCAGGCGGTCGAGCTGTCCATCCTGGCGGCTTTCGCTGCGGTGTGGGACCATTTCGCCGGCGGGCTGGCCGCCACCCGGGTGCTCACCGTGGCGTGCGCCGTGGTGGCGGGTGTCCAGCTCATCCTGCACCTGGTGAGCATCCTGGCTTCCCGGCGGCTTTCATGA
- a CDS encoding glycosyltransferase family 2 protein, which produces MEAKPYVTIVLPCYNEQDHVLDEVERICKAMDGSGYTYELLAVDDCSSDQTLARLREAERIYPHVRVRAFHRNGGSGTVRRIGTQEARGEIVVWTDADMSYPNERIPELVRILEKDETIDQVVGARTSEQGSHKLLRVPAKWFIRKLAERLAGQPIPDLNSGLRAFRKSVAQPYLRLLPPGFSCVTTITLAFLSNQHDIYYLPIEYSKRAGKSKFGFVSDAYRYILQVLRMIMYFNPLKVLMPPALWLVGIGLVKGVIDVINYGFYLTSNAIVIFLSGLIIGSMALLADLIVRSRGE; this is translated from the coding sequence GTGGAAGCGAAGCCGTACGTCACGATCGTCCTTCCCTGCTACAACGAGCAGGACCACGTGCTCGACGAGGTCGAGCGCATCTGCAAGGCGATGGACGGCAGCGGCTACACCTACGAGCTGCTCGCGGTGGACGACTGCTCCAGCGACCAGACGCTGGCCAGGCTGCGGGAGGCCGAGCGGATCTACCCCCATGTGCGGGTGCGGGCCTTCCACCGCAACGGCGGCTCGGGCACGGTGCGCCGGATCGGTACCCAGGAGGCCAGGGGCGAGATCGTCGTCTGGACCGACGCCGACATGAGCTACCCGAACGAGCGCATCCCCGAACTGGTCCGCATCCTGGAGAAGGACGAGACGATCGACCAGGTGGTGGGGGCGCGGACCAGCGAGCAGGGGTCGCACAAGCTGCTGCGGGTGCCGGCCAAGTGGTTCATCCGCAAGCTCGCCGAGCGCCTGGCCGGACAGCCGATCCCCGACCTCAACTCCGGGCTGCGCGCCTTCCGCAAGTCGGTGGCGCAGCCGTACCTGCGGCTGCTGCCCCCGGGGTTCTCCTGCGTCACCACGATCACGCTGGCGTTCCTGTCGAACCAGCACGACATCTACTACCTGCCGATCGAGTACAGCAAGCGGGCGGGCAAGTCGAAGTTCGGCTTCGTCTCCGACGCCTACCGCTACATCCTGCAGGTCCTGCGGATGATCATGTACTTCAATCCGCTCAAGGTGCTCATGCCCCCGGCGCTGTGGCTGGTCGGCATCGGCCTGGTCAAGGGCGTGATCGACGTGATCAACTACGGGTTCTACCTGACCAGCAACGCGATCGTGATCTTCCTGTCGGGATTGATCATCGGCTCGATGGCGCTGCTGGCCGACCTGATCGTGCGCTCAAGGGGCGAGTAG
- a CDS encoding LCP family protein gives MSERRHLAVQDQGVYAHDAGRRAVRRTGRGLPPDDRGLADPRLGREPRVPGDSRAPLDPRFGNGRTRSRTGPPHDGFQDGFAGRPDAPERRGRGSVDRRYGRDLDGDFDRGFDDRGFDRVAGPDTGPDLYGDRHPGGRRSRRQAAPAPSRPQEDLPPDDPPRGHRRKDKGGGKRMKVLAWASVVMTGVMVAGTLGGYAVYRSALSQFRTEDVNAKLGNDRPVNSTGALNVLLVGSDTREGDNLKYGPQMQNAGKRTDTMILMHISPNRDNATLVSFPRDSVVQIPACEGDNGQQIPPRVDLINSAYNQGGIACTIRTLESLTDIRIDHFVEVDFTGFKNIVNALGGIRVCLKQPVNDNKAKLNLSAGWHTLKGEAALGYVRLRNYGNGSDIERIKRQQVFLREVVKKATSSDLLTNPTKLYNFITTAARSVTMDPELANNTETLIQIAQSARSLTASGVQFITVPWGPHPDDENRVIWKQPQADNLFQMIRNDVEVKPTTTPKPTASAKASNAPQKPTIKPEDVRIQVLNGTNVSGRATTVAEALAAQGFNVVEVGDAQLPGADRPETKLLYPKNAEFGADYAAPVAAKLLNEVKPTSGRIQPTKSEPYVPDDASGEKNAGKKKADKGGKTPLIQLVIGADWEGVKAPVRITEDLKQNVVDEKTDPCQ, from the coding sequence GTGAGCGAGCGGAGGCATCTGGCCGTGCAGGACCAGGGGGTTTACGCCCACGACGCCGGGCGCCGGGCCGTCCGGCGCACCGGGCGAGGGCTGCCGCCCGATGACCGCGGCCTCGCCGATCCACGCCTCGGGCGAGAACCCCGCGTCCCGGGGGATTCCCGCGCACCCCTCGATCCCCGCTTCGGCAACGGCCGCACCCGCTCCCGTACGGGCCCGCCCCACGACGGGTTCCAGGACGGGTTCGCCGGGCGGCCCGACGCGCCGGAGCGGCGCGGACGCGGATCCGTCGACCGGCGCTACGGCCGCGACCTCGATGGAGACTTCGACAGGGGGTTCGACGACAGGGGGTTCGACCGGGTCGCCGGCCCCGACACCGGCCCCGACCTCTACGGCGACCGCCACCCCGGCGGCCGGCGCTCCCGGCGGCAGGCCGCCCCCGCACCGTCCCGGCCGCAGGAGGACCTCCCTCCCGACGATCCGCCGCGCGGCCACCGGCGCAAGGACAAAGGCGGCGGCAAGCGGATGAAGGTGCTGGCCTGGGCCAGCGTGGTCATGACCGGCGTCATGGTCGCCGGCACGCTCGGCGGCTACGCGGTCTACCGCTCCGCGCTCAGCCAGTTCCGCACCGAAGACGTCAACGCCAAGCTCGGCAACGACCGCCCGGTCAACTCCACCGGCGCGCTCAACGTGCTGCTGGTCGGCTCCGACACCCGCGAGGGCGACAACCTCAAGTACGGCCCGCAGATGCAGAACGCCGGCAAGCGCACCGACACGATGATCCTCATGCACATCTCCCCCAACCGGGACAACGCCACGCTGGTGAGCTTCCCGCGGGACTCGGTGGTGCAGATCCCGGCGTGCGAGGGGGACAACGGCCAGCAGATCCCTCCCCGGGTGGACCTGATCAACTCCGCGTACAACCAGGGCGGCATCGCCTGCACGATCCGCACGCTGGAGTCGCTGACCGACATCCGCATCGACCACTTCGTCGAGGTCGACTTCACCGGCTTCAAGAACATCGTGAACGCGCTGGGCGGCATCCGCGTCTGCCTGAAGCAGCCGGTCAACGACAACAAGGCCAAGCTCAACCTGTCCGCCGGCTGGCACACCCTCAAAGGCGAGGCCGCGCTGGGCTACGTCCGGCTGCGCAACTACGGCAACGGCAGCGACATCGAGCGGATCAAGCGGCAGCAGGTCTTCCTGCGCGAGGTGGTGAAGAAGGCCACCAGCTCCGACCTGCTGACCAACCCCACCAAGCTGTACAACTTCATCACCACCGCGGCGCGGTCGGTGACGATGGACCCCGAGCTGGCCAACAACACCGAGACGTTGATCCAGATCGCGCAGAGCGCCCGGTCGCTGACGGCGAGCGGTGTCCAGTTCATCACCGTGCCCTGGGGGCCGCACCCGGACGACGAGAACCGCGTGATCTGGAAGCAGCCCCAGGCGGACAACCTGTTCCAGATGATCCGCAACGACGTCGAGGTGAAACCCACCACGACGCCCAAGCCCACCGCCTCGGCCAAGGCGTCGAACGCCCCGCAGAAGCCGACCATCAAGCCCGAGGACGTCCGCATCCAGGTGCTCAACGGCACCAACGTGTCGGGACGGGCCACGACCGTGGCCGAGGCGCTCGCCGCGCAGGGGTTCAACGTGGTCGAGGTGGGCGACGCCCAGCTCCCCGGCGCCGACCGGCCCGAGACCAAACTGCTCTACCCGAAGAACGCCGAGTTCGGCGCCGATTACGCCGCTCCCGTGGCCGCCAAGCTGCTCAATGAGGTCAAGCCCACGTCGGGCCGGATCCAGCCCACCAAGTCGGAGCCGTACGTCCCTGACGACGCCTCCGGCGAGAAGAACGCCGGGAAGAAGAAGGCGGACAAGGGCGGCAAGACCCCGCTCATCCAGTTGGTGATCGGCGCCGACTGGGAGGGCGTGAAGGCCCCGGTGCGGATCACCGAGGACCTCAAGCAGAACGTGGTCGACGAGAAGACCGACCCATGCCAGTGA
- a CDS encoding acetoacetate decarboxylase family protein: MGRHLIQGRTITTPVRVRDARLGAAVYLVRADAARAVIAYSGLDVTEPLPGKAVCALLFVDYLDSDLGAYHEFGVAFLIRPPGVPRPPGPRRRGLLTGLSDLRRAGTGAFVHWLPVDQEFTLEAGQRIWGFPKELADIDLRLVSRYKRCVLRRDGRLVLDLLLKPGLPTPPIGKVSPFDVYTHRDGVTRRAAWAMAPRGVRVRPGGSLIRLGTHPVVKELSELGLPRHALVTASVARLRMVIGPAVEIPGTP, encoded by the coding sequence ATGGGACGGCATCTGATCCAAGGGCGCACGATCACCACGCCCGTGCGCGTCCGGGACGCGAGGCTGGGCGCCGCGGTGTACCTGGTACGGGCCGACGCCGCCCGAGCGGTCATCGCCTACTCGGGTCTCGATGTGACCGAGCCCCTCCCCGGAAAGGCCGTCTGCGCGTTACTGTTCGTCGACTACCTCGACTCCGATCTCGGCGCCTACCACGAGTTCGGTGTGGCCTTCCTCATCCGGCCGCCGGGCGTGCCGCGTCCGCCCGGCCCGCGTCGGCGCGGCCTGCTCACCGGCCTGTCCGACCTGCGGCGCGCCGGCACCGGCGCCTTCGTCCACTGGCTTCCGGTCGATCAGGAGTTCACCCTGGAGGCCGGTCAGCGGATCTGGGGGTTTCCCAAGGAGCTGGCCGACATCGACCTGCGGCTGGTCTCCCGCTACAAGCGGTGCGTCCTGCGCCGGGACGGCCGCCTCGTGCTCGACCTGCTGCTCAAACCGGGCCTGCCGACACCGCCGATCGGCAAGGTCTCCCCGTTCGACGTCTACACCCACCGCGACGGCGTCACCCGGCGCGCCGCGTGGGCGATGGCGCCGCGGGGCGTACGGGTCCGGCCCGGCGGATCGCTCATCCGCCTCGGCACCCACCCGGTGGTCAAGGAGCTGAGCGAGCTGGGCCTGCCCAGGCACGCCCTGGTCACCGCCAGCGTCGCCCGGCTGCGTATGGTCATCGGCCCCGCCGTCGAGATCCCCGGAACCCCGTAG
- a CDS encoding glycosyltransferase, with translation MRVCMGTIVHHPEDARIMHRQIRALLAAGHDVTYVAPFTHCNVTPSPKIRAVDVPRAVGLRRAKAIRAARGALRRAAADADLIVVHDVELLLALPRGRRVPPVVWDVHGDTAAALAAREHLAPMLRSVLVPLVRRLEARAERRVRLIVAEEACLTRFRAPHPVVRNMPDVPETPPPPPGEDRVVHVGHLATERGAAELIELARLLRPHGIRMDLIGGADTAIRPRLRDAQREGVLDWYGHVPSRYALRMVEGALAGLSLLRDLPHHRTAEPTKLIEYMSRGVPVISTPLPPAVSLIDEVRCGRVVPFGDPEAAARAVLRLREDLQERIEMGERGYREARRHHWPDHAPAFVALLESWAGAGATARRALAA, from the coding sequence ATGAGGGTATGTATGGGCACGATCGTCCACCACCCCGAGGACGCTCGGATCATGCACCGGCAGATCCGCGCCCTGCTCGCCGCGGGGCACGACGTGACCTACGTCGCCCCGTTCACCCACTGCAACGTCACCCCGTCCCCGAAGATCCGGGCGGTGGACGTGCCGCGCGCCGTCGGCCTGCGCCGCGCCAAGGCCATCCGCGCCGCGCGCGGAGCGCTGCGCCGCGCCGCCGCGGACGCCGACCTGATCGTGGTGCATGACGTGGAGCTGCTGCTCGCGCTCCCCCGGGGACGACGCGTCCCACCGGTGGTGTGGGACGTGCACGGGGACACCGCCGCCGCGCTCGCCGCCCGCGAGCACCTCGCCCCGATGCTGCGCTCCGTTCTCGTCCCCCTGGTGCGGCGGCTGGAGGCCAGGGCCGAGCGGCGGGTGCGCCTCATCGTGGCGGAGGAGGCATGCCTGACGCGGTTCCGCGCCCCGCATCCGGTCGTGCGCAACATGCCCGACGTACCGGAAACACCGCCCCCGCCTCCGGGCGAGGACCGGGTCGTCCACGTCGGCCACCTGGCCACCGAGCGCGGCGCGGCCGAGCTGATCGAGCTGGCCCGCCTGCTGCGCCCCCACGGCATCAGGATGGACCTGATCGGCGGCGCCGACACGGCGATCCGGCCGCGCCTGCGCGACGCCCAGCGAGAAGGGGTGCTCGACTGGTACGGCCACGTGCCGAGCCGGTACGCGCTGCGCATGGTCGAAGGGGCGCTCGCCGGGCTGTCCCTCCTGCGCGACCTGCCCCACCACCGTACGGCGGAGCCCACCAAGCTGATCGAGTACATGTCGCGCGGCGTGCCGGTGATCAGCACTCCGCTGCCGCCCGCGGTGTCGCTGATCGACGAGGTGCGGTGCGGACGGGTCGTGCCGTTCGGCGACCCGGAGGCGGCGGCCCGGGCCGTGCTGCGGCTGCGGGAGGATCTCCAGGAGCGGATCGAGATGGGCGAGCGCGGCTACCGCGAGGCACGCCGCCACCACTGGCCCGACCACGCCCCCGCGTTCGTGGCGCTGCTGGAGTCGTGGGCCGGCGCCGGAGCCACCGCCCGACGCGCCCTGGCGGCATAG
- a CDS encoding glycosyltransferase — protein MKISCVILTMGNRVAELDRAVESALNQIDGDIEVVIVGNGADVPKLKAVPPPGSSIRTIRLEQNSGIPAGRNRGVEECSGDIVLFLDDDGWYASQKIAAHVRERFATEPDLAVISFRVMDPEGGNGQRRHVPRLRAGDPERSSPVTTFLGGACAIRRSAFLQVGGLPERFFYAHEETDLAWRLLGEGYRIEYDAEMVMYHPQVPPTRHADFYRLNARNRVWLARRNLPWPLAVLYLLDWIVLTLIRERSGEALRAWFKGFAEGLREPAGERRPMTWKTAWRMLRLGRPPIV, from the coding sequence TTGAAGATTTCGTGCGTCATCCTCACCATGGGCAACCGGGTCGCCGAACTGGACCGGGCGGTCGAGTCCGCGCTGAACCAGATCGACGGCGACATCGAGGTGGTTATAGTCGGCAACGGTGCCGACGTGCCCAAGTTGAAAGCCGTGCCGCCGCCGGGGTCCTCGATCCGGACCATCCGGCTGGAGCAGAACAGCGGCATCCCGGCGGGCCGCAACCGCGGCGTCGAGGAGTGCTCGGGTGACATCGTGCTCTTCCTCGACGACGACGGGTGGTACGCGAGCCAGAAGATCGCCGCGCACGTGCGCGAGCGCTTCGCGACCGAGCCCGACCTCGCCGTCATCTCCTTCCGGGTCATGGACCCCGAGGGGGGCAACGGGCAGCGGCGGCACGTGCCGCGGCTGCGTGCGGGAGACCCCGAACGCTCCTCTCCCGTGACGACCTTCCTCGGCGGTGCGTGCGCCATCCGCCGCTCGGCGTTCCTACAGGTCGGCGGCCTGCCGGAGCGCTTCTTCTACGCGCACGAGGAGACCGACCTCGCTTGGCGGCTGCTCGGCGAGGGCTACCGCATCGAATACGACGCGGAAATGGTCATGTACCACCCGCAGGTGCCGCCGACCCGCCACGCGGACTTCTACCGGCTCAACGCGCGCAACAGGGTCTGGCTGGCCAGGCGCAACCTTCCCTGGCCGCTCGCCGTCCTCTACCTGCTCGACTGGATCGTGCTCACGCTGATCCGCGAGCGTTCCGGCGAGGCGCTGCGCGCGTGGTTCAAAGGGTTCGCCGAAGGACTGCGCGAGCCCGCCGGGGAACGCCGCCCGATGACCTGGAAGACCGCCTGGCGCATGCTCCGCCTCGGCCGTCCCCCCATCGTCTGA
- a CDS encoding acyltransferase family protein has product MSDTPPFWQVPGARRDAAPGMRPADLTDDQRAAGAAWPPSPDVAGPGEATMEHPAVGHAAAGSATRRAHGPYGIGRDGERPQDTAAEWRRRIDAVADRPSDDGFSFWKQPERTSHSAPPHAARSSHAAPSAPASPQAPAQGAPSDPALPSASFGAASAAGQASSAEPVVSAVRTSSSPVPPASPIQESPTYPSLTPPPGAKRTAAAWETAQPDPAQESKAGTGTDPKDTPPRPKRRDPYLDNVKFVLISLVVTGHSLVPTLAADSARAAYIFIYTFHMPAFVLISGYLSRNFWRSTAKINKLVDTLLIPYVVVEVGYALLRVATGQKWSLTITDPAWLNWYLVALVLWRISTPVWTRMRYPFLIAVLLYLMAGFSQISGDFSIDRFFGLLPFYVLGLLLKPEHFEYLNRLWVKVVAVFTLAGAAVVAIVIAPGMSLKPFYYKNSYLKMNLEWYEGIGLRLALLAAALAMTASLLALIPRRETWFSDLGTRTLYAYLLHGVPVMIAKSQGWLSFPWMYGPLGVLSITSICFALTILLCLPETRAVFKWALEPRLTWLYRQPSR; this is encoded by the coding sequence GTGAGTGACACCCCACCCTTCTGGCAGGTTCCGGGGGCGCGACGCGACGCCGCCCCGGGCATGCGTCCCGCCGATCTCACCGACGACCAGCGGGCCGCCGGGGCGGCCTGGCCGCCCAGCCCGGACGTCGCGGGGCCGGGGGAGGCGACCATGGAGCATCCCGCCGTCGGCCACGCGGCCGCCGGATCGGCCACGCGGCGAGCACACGGCCCGTACGGGATCGGCCGCGACGGAGAACGGCCACAGGACACCGCGGCCGAATGGCGGCGCAGGATCGATGCCGTGGCCGACCGCCCGTCCGACGACGGTTTCTCCTTCTGGAAGCAGCCGGAACGCACCTCCCATTCCGCCCCGCCGCACGCCGCGCGGTCCTCTCACGCCGCGCCGTCCGCTCCGGCGTCCCCGCAGGCCCCCGCCCAGGGGGCGCCGTCCGATCCGGCGCTCCCGTCGGCCTCCTTCGGAGCGGCTTCCGCGGCCGGGCAGGCGTCCTCGGCGGAACCGGTGGTCTCGGCGGTGCGGACGTCCTCCTCGCCCGTTCCTCCCGCCTCCCCCATCCAGGAGAGCCCCACTTACCCTTCGCTCACCCCTCCGCCGGGCGCGAAGCGGACCGCGGCCGCCTGGGAGACGGCACAGCCGGACCCCGCCCAGGAGTCGAAGGCCGGCACGGGGACCGATCCAAAGGACACGCCGCCCCGCCCCAAACGCCGCGACCCCTACCTGGACAACGTCAAGTTCGTCCTGATCTCGCTCGTGGTGACGGGCCACTCGCTGGTCCCGACGCTGGCCGCCGACTCCGCACGCGCCGCGTACATCTTCATCTACACCTTCCACATGCCGGCGTTCGTGCTGATCAGCGGCTATCTGAGCCGGAACTTCTGGCGCTCCACCGCGAAGATCAACAAGCTGGTCGACACGCTGTTGATCCCCTACGTCGTCGTGGAGGTGGGGTACGCCCTGCTCCGCGTCGCGACCGGGCAGAAGTGGAGCCTGACCATCACCGATCCCGCCTGGCTCAACTGGTATCTGGTGGCGCTGGTGCTATGGCGGATCTCCACACCGGTGTGGACGCGCATGCGCTACCCGTTCCTCATCGCGGTGCTCCTCTACCTCATGGCGGGCTTCTCGCAGATCTCCGGTGACTTCAGCATCGACCGGTTCTTCGGCCTGCTCCCGTTCTACGTGCTGGGCCTGCTGCTCAAGCCGGAGCACTTCGAGTACCTCAACCGCCTGTGGGTGAAGGTCGTGGCGGTCTTCACGCTCGCCGGCGCCGCGGTGGTGGCCATCGTCATCGCCCCGGGCATGAGCCTGAAGCCCTTCTACTACAAGAACAGCTACCTCAAGATGAACCTCGAGTGGTACGAGGGCATCGGCCTGCGCCTCGCCCTGCTGGCGGCCGCGCTCGCGATGACGGCGTCGCTGCTGGCGCTGATCCCGCGCCGTGAGACGTGGTTCTCCGACCTCGGCACCCGCACCCTGTACGCCTACCTTCTGCACGGCGTTCCGGTGATGATCGCCAAATCTCAGGGGTGGCTGTCGTTCCCCTGGATGTACGGCCCGCTGGGCGTGCTGTCCATCACGTCGATCTGCTTCGCCCTGACCATCCTGCTCTGCCTGCCGGAGACCCGCGCCGTCTTCAAATGGGCGTTGGAACCCAGGCTCACCTGGCTCTACCGCCAGCCGTCCCGCTAG